The Chitinophagales bacterium genomic sequence GAATGTTACCCAGGCTGAGCTGGCTGAGGCTATAGGAGTGTCCCGCCAAACTATTAATGCAATGGAAGCGGGCAAATACATACCGTCAACATTACTGGCACTCAGGATAGCACGTTATTTCGGAACAAATGTTGAACAAATATTCTCCCTTGAGGAAGGGGAATAGCCTGTATTTGTTTTTTAATTCTTTAAATTCGATGGAATAATTTAATAATCGGTTAAGAGATATTACTTTTGCACGAAACACGCAGTTTTTTGAAGACCCTGCTAGATCATACTCAGCTTAAT encodes the following:
- a CDS encoding helix-turn-helix transcriptional regulator, whose translation is MKNTVKVERAKKNVTQAELAEAIGVSRQTINAMEAGKYIPSTLLALRIARYFGTNVEQIFSLEEGE